A DNA window from Halanaerobium saccharolyticum subsp. saccharolyticum DSM 6643 contains the following coding sequences:
- a CDS encoding uracil-xanthine permease family protein, producing MKILNQSKENLAQLKEDGITRHRLFILALQHMFAMFGSTVLVPALTGLNPAVALFTSGLGTLIFHLITGGKVPAYLGSSFAFIAPIIAAQNQFGRDGAMLGIITVGLVYALMSLVIRLLGTEFFRKLLPPVVVGPVIITIGLGLAPTAKDMASEHLLVAFVTLAIAVGVSVFAKGIIKVIPILLGIIGGYTFAAFLGLVDFTPVMEASWFSLPKFALPTVSGNLRAISLVAPIALVTMVEHLGDVVAISSTVKKDFIEEPGLHRTLLGDGIATLVAGLFGGPPNTTYGENVGVLALTKVYNPMIIQLTAVIVILSSFIQKVGVLIQTIPTAVMGGIVFLLFGMIASIGLRTLVENEVDLSKNRNLVIVSVTLVVGISNLTLNFAGLEFGGMGLAAIVGIIMNLILPAMEKEDKQIEKEEELKIKSELRYEAN from the coding sequence ATGAAAATTTTAAATCAAAGTAAAGAAAATTTAGCTCAACTTAAAGAAGATGGAATTACAAGACACCGATTATTTATTCTAGCCCTGCAGCATATGTTTGCTATGTTTGGCTCAACAGTACTGGTACCGGCGCTGACAGGTCTAAACCCTGCGGTTGCACTTTTTACATCTGGACTTGGAACCTTGATTTTCCATTTAATTACAGGTGGTAAAGTTCCAGCATATTTAGGGTCTTCTTTTGCGTTTATTGCGCCTATTATAGCAGCACAAAATCAGTTTGGCCGAGATGGAGCCATGCTCGGGATTATAACTGTAGGTCTTGTTTATGCGCTGATGTCATTAGTGATTCGACTGCTGGGCACAGAATTCTTCAGAAAATTATTACCGCCAGTAGTAGTAGGACCAGTTATTATAACAATTGGACTTGGGCTTGCACCAACAGCTAAAGATATGGCTTCAGAACATTTATTAGTGGCATTTGTTACTCTTGCAATTGCTGTTGGAGTCAGCGTCTTTGCTAAAGGAATTATCAAAGTAATTCCAATTTTACTCGGAATTATCGGTGGCTACACTTTTGCTGCCTTTTTAGGACTTGTAGATTTCACCCCGGTGATGGAAGCCTCCTGGTTTTCTCTACCAAAATTTGCTTTACCAACAGTAAGTGGTAATTTAAGAGCGATTTCACTTGTAGCTCCAATTGCCTTAGTAACAATGGTTGAGCACTTAGGTGATGTTGTTGCAATCAGTTCAACTGTAAAAAAAGACTTTATAGAAGAGCCAGGTTTACATAGAACCCTACTTGGTGACGGAATTGCAACCTTAGTTGCTGGACTTTTCGGTGGACCTCCTAACACAACTTATGGTGAAAATGTAGGGGTTTTAGCCTTAACCAAAGTATATAACCCAATGATTATTCAGCTGACAGCAGTAATAGTAATCTTAAGTTCTTTTATTCAAAAAGTTGGAGTTTTAATTCAGACTATCCCCACTGCAGTAATGGGCGGAATTGTTTTCTTACTCTTTGGTATGATAGCTTCAATCGGACTCAGAACTTTAGTTGAAAATGAAGTAGATCTTTCTAAAAATAGAAATTTAGTCATAGTTTCAGTAACTCTGGTAGTTGGAATTTCCAATCTGACTTTAAATTTTGCTGGACTTGAATTTGGTGGCATGGGACTGGCAGCTATAGTTGGAATAATAATGAACTTAATCTTACCTGCAATGGAAAAAGAAGATAAACAAATAGAAAAAGAAGAAGAACTAAAAATAAAGTCAGAATTAAGGTATGAAGCAAACTAA
- a CDS encoding aspartate carbamoyltransferase catalytic subunit, which translates to MSLKRKDFLGLYNASKEEINEILDTAVAMKDILTRTVKKVPTLRGKTVINLFYEPSTRTKFSFNLAAKRLSADVMSISKSSSSIAKGESLLDTAKTMEVMGADVVVIRHSAPGAAKFLAKNISASVLNAGDGAHAHPTQALLDIYSIKERLGEIAGLKVLIVGDIAHSRVARSNIWGLNKLGAEVSVAGPQTLIPREIEKMGVKVYSDLDQALENVDVVNILRIQMERQESGLFPSIREYREIYGMNAERLQMIGEKAVIMHPGPMNRGIEIESSVADSSQSVITEQVKNGVAIRMALLYLLAGREIDNEKLN; encoded by the coding sequence ATGAGTTTGAAAAGAAAAGATTTTTTAGGTCTTTATAATGCATCTAAAGAGGAAATTAATGAAATCCTGGATACTGCAGTAGCAATGAAGGATATTTTAACTAGAACAGTCAAAAAAGTTCCGACACTGCGTGGGAAAACAGTAATAAATTTATTTTATGAGCCTTCAACAAGAACTAAGTTTTCTTTTAATCTAGCAGCAAAAAGACTGAGTGCAGATGTAATGAGTATTTCAAAATCTTCTAGCAGCATTGCTAAGGGAGAAAGCCTGCTTGATACAGCAAAAACAATGGAAGTTATGGGAGCTGATGTAGTAGTTATTAGACACAGTGCACCTGGAGCAGCTAAATTTTTGGCAAAAAACATTTCCGCAAGTGTGCTTAACGCAGGTGATGGTGCCCATGCTCACCCAACTCAGGCTCTTTTAGATATTTACAGTATTAAAGAAAGACTTGGGGAAATTGCTGGGCTTAAAGTTTTGATTGTAGGAGATATTGCTCACAGTCGAGTGGCTCGCTCAAATATCTGGGGTTTAAATAAATTAGGAGCTGAAGTTTCAGTTGCAGGCCCCCAGACTTTAATCCCCAGGGAAATAGAAAAAATGGGAGTTAAAGTTTATTCTGATTTGGATCAGGCTTTAGAAAATGTAGATGTTGTTAATATTTTAAGAATCCAAATGGAAAGACAGGAAAGTGGACTTTTTCCTTCAATTAGAGAATACAGAGAAATTTACGGAATGAATGCAGAACGCTTACAGATGATAGGCGAAAAAGCAGTGATAATGCATCCAGGTCCAATGAACAGAGGTATAGAAATTGAAAGTTCAGTTGCAGATAGCTCACAGTCAGTAATTACAGAACAGGTTAAAAATGGAGTGGCAATTAGAATGGCACTACTATACTTACTGGCCGGGAGGGAGATAGATAATGAAAAGCTTAATTAA
- a CDS encoding dihydroorotase — protein sequence MKSLIKNGRVYDSKNGLDGKYDILIEADKIIKIKKEIENKDYQVIDAEGEIIIPALIDMHTHLREPGYEEKETVKTGSEAAAAGGFSAVAAMPNTNPIADNPAVVEHLKHKAEKAVVRVYPIGSITQASKGEVLSEIGTLAKNGVKALSDDGNPVMNSEIMRRAMEYASAFNLPIIDHCEDKNLSQDGVMHEGYYSTIFGLKGIPAAAEEIMVARDIVLAEMTGIHLHIAHLSTEGSLNLVKEAKARGVNITFEVTPHHLLLTDQIVGDYNPDTKVHPPLRSQRDKDVLVKALQAGEIDVLATDHAPHTFEDKLGEFDYAAFGISGLETALALIYNNFIKKGIIDWNDLLRMYYYKPGEIMDIESEGLKEGARADILIFNPEREWKVDKNKFKSKGKNTPFNGKELCGKNEMTFVGAKLVYDDRGGKNEILY from the coding sequence ATGAAAAGCTTAATTAAAAATGGTAGAGTTTATGATTCTAAAAATGGACTTGATGGAAAATATGATATTTTAATTGAAGCTGATAAAATCATTAAAATAAAAAAAGAAATTGAAAATAAAGATTATCAAGTTATAGATGCTGAAGGTGAAATTATTATTCCTGCCTTAATTGATATGCATACTCATCTTAGAGAGCCCGGCTATGAAGAAAAAGAAACTGTTAAAACAGGATCTGAAGCTGCGGCTGCTGGTGGTTTTTCTGCAGTAGCAGCAATGCCCAATACAAATCCAATTGCTGATAATCCTGCAGTAGTTGAACACTTAAAACATAAAGCTGAAAAGGCAGTTGTTCGGGTTTATCCGATTGGAAGCATTACTCAAGCAAGTAAGGGAGAAGTCTTATCAGAAATTGGGACGCTGGCTAAAAATGGAGTTAAAGCCTTATCTGATGATGGAAACCCGGTAATGAATTCTGAAATTATGAGGAGGGCAATGGAATATGCATCAGCCTTTAATTTACCGATAATCGACCACTGTGAAGATAAAAATCTTTCTCAGGATGGAGTAATGCACGAAGGATATTATTCAACAATTTTTGGGCTTAAAGGGATTCCGGCAGCGGCTGAAGAAATAATGGTAGCAAGAGATATAGTTTTAGCAGAAATGACAGGAATTCATCTCCATATTGCTCACCTTAGTACTGAAGGTAGTCTAAATCTAGTAAAAGAAGCAAAAGCTAGAGGAGTAAATATTACTTTCGAAGTAACCCCTCATCACTTATTGTTAACTGATCAAATAGTTGGAGATTATAATCCTGATACCAAAGTTCATCCTCCCCTTCGTTCCCAAAGAGATAAAGATGTTTTAGTAAAAGCACTTCAAGCCGGTGAAATAGATGTACTGGCAACAGATCATGCTCCTCATACTTTTGAAGATAAACTGGGAGAATTTGATTATGCCGCTTTTGGGATTTCTGGTTTAGAAACTGCACTTGCACTTATATATAATAATTTTATTAAAAAAGGAATAATTGATTGGAATGATTTACTTAGAATGTATTATTATAAGCCAGGAGAAATAATGGATATTGAATCAGAAGGATTAAAAGAAGGAGCAAGAGCAGATATTCTTATTTTTAATCCTGAACGGGAATGGAAGGTAGACAAAAATAAATTTAAATCAAAAGGAAAAAACACTCCTTTTAATGGAAAAGAATTATGTGGTAAAAATGAAATGACTTTTGTAGGAGCTAAATTAGTTTATGATGACCGAGGAGGCAAAAATGAAATACTTTATTGA
- the pyrF gene encoding orotidine-5'-phosphate decarboxylase produces the protein MKYFIDQLQQKIEEKNSRICVGLDPHLELLPENVLAPELLNDLESNQKEIAASVLKFNQNLIDAISDMTAVVKPQMAFYEKLGVPGMDCLWQTMSYAKSKKLLILLDGKRNDIGSTAKAYAESYLEQKNIAADSITINPYLGKDGVLPFLENKEKGAFALLRTSNPSAVDLQDLKLDDGRKVYQAVGAFLQEVGSNYIGECGYSNLAAVVGATYPKELKEIRAQLKSVFFLIPGFGAQGGGAADIKAGFDKNGRGAVVNSSRGINFAYRKEEYNNFGAENYAKAARAAAEKMKNEINDVLNQ, from the coding sequence ATGAAATACTTTATTGATCAGCTACAGCAGAAAATTGAGGAAAAAAATTCTAGAATCTGTGTAGGTTTAGACCCACATCTTGAGCTTTTGCCAGAAAATGTTTTGGCACCTGAGCTTTTAAATGATCTGGAATCAAACCAAAAAGAAATTGCAGCTTCAGTTTTGAAATTTAATCAGAATTTAATTGATGCAATTTCTGATATGACAGCAGTTGTAAAGCCACAGATGGCATTTTACGAAAAGCTTGGTGTTCCAGGAATGGATTGTCTCTGGCAGACAATGTCATATGCTAAAAGTAAGAAGCTGCTTATTTTATTAGATGGAAAGAGGAACGATATTGGTTCAACTGCTAAAGCATATGCTGAATCTTATTTAGAACAGAAAAATATTGCAGCAGACTCGATTACAATTAACCCTTATTTAGGAAAAGATGGTGTATTACCCTTTTTAGAAAATAAAGAGAAAGGGGCATTTGCCTTACTTAGAACCTCAAATCCATCTGCAGTTGATCTGCAGGATCTAAAATTAGATGATGGTCGGAAAGTTTATCAAGCAGTTGGAGCTTTTCTTCAGGAAGTAGGTAGTAATTACATTGGTGAATGTGGATATTCAAATTTGGCAGCGGTAGTTGGAGCAACTTATCCAAAAGAATTAAAAGAAATCAGAGCCCAGCTTAAATCAGTGTTTTTCTTGATTCCTGGTTTTGGAGCTCAGGGTGGAGGAGCAGCAGATATAAAAGCTGGTTTTGATAAGAATGGTAGAGGAGCAGTTGTTAATTCATCGCGAGGGATTAATTTCGCCTATAGAAAAGAAGAATATAATAACTTTGGGGCAGAAAACTATGCCAAAGCAGCAAGAGCTGCAGCAGAAAAAATGAAAAATGAAATCAATGATGTTTTAAATCAGTAA
- a CDS encoding dihydroorotate dehydrogenase electron transfer subunit, which yields MFKIIKNKKVGPNIFHLVLNYAQLPESPEPGQFFNIKVSHRGSDDPLLRRPFSIFDFNAADKEIEFVYKVVGKGTKILSEFETGTELDILGPLGNPFSLNENGEDIHLIGGGMGIAPLFYLAKKLKKRNKKINIYIGAANKAELNFFENKFNELKANLYLASMEEKLTIKGTALDLWLDKLQHNPDFIYSCGPEKMLTAVEKKALKKNIVGEISIEKRMGCGIGVCLSCSCETTDKNQKNKRACVEGPVFEIGEVVLGG from the coding sequence ATGTTTAAAATAATTAAGAATAAAAAAGTGGGACCTAATATTTTTCATTTAGTTTTAAATTATGCTCAACTTCCTGAGAGTCCAGAGCCTGGACAATTTTTTAATATCAAGGTAAGTCATAGAGGTAGTGATGATCCACTTTTAAGAAGGCCATTTAGTATTTTTGATTTTAATGCTGCTGATAAAGAAATTGAATTTGTTTATAAAGTAGTTGGAAAAGGAACAAAAATACTGTCTGAATTTGAAACTGGAACAGAACTTGATATCTTAGGCCCACTTGGAAACCCATTTTCATTAAATGAAAATGGAGAAGATATCCATCTTATTGGTGGAGGAATGGGAATTGCACCACTTTTTTATCTGGCTAAAAAATTAAAAAAAAGAAATAAAAAAATAAATATATATATTGGTGCGGCTAATAAAGCAGAATTGAATTTTTTTGAAAATAAATTTAATGAATTAAAGGCAAATTTATATCTTGCTTCAATGGAAGAAAAATTAACAATAAAAGGAACTGCTCTCGATTTATGGCTGGATAAATTACAGCATAATCCTGATTTTATCTACAGCTGTGGTCCGGAAAAAATGCTGACTGCAGTTGAAAAAAAAGCGCTAAAGAAAAATATTGTGGGTGAAATTTCCATAGAAAAAAGAATGGGTTGTGGAATCGGAGTTTGTTTATCATGTAGTTGTGAAACAACTGATAAAAATCAAAAAAATAAACGGGCATGTGTAGAAGGACCAGTATTTGAAATCGGGGAGGTGGTTCTAGGTGGATAA
- a CDS encoding dihydroorotate dehydrogenase codes for MANNKITITKINLEKKDLNLRMTMKSKNNEDLKLKNPLVTASGTCGNGKELANFFDINQLGAFTTKGITVKAQNGNETPRIAETSAGIINSIGLENPGVDNFISDILPETKTYTLPILANISGYSQQDFIILAEKLEGRSELAGIEVNLSCPNIKGGGMIFGTDPEKVYEITKKVREIYSGYIIVKLTPNITDITETALAAEEAGADSVAMINTLSAMKIDIDQQKPMLANTYGGLSGPAVRPVAVKMVYQCYKKLNIPILGLGGVRSGSDVIEFILAGATAVGIGTINMIDPKAGLRIIAEIKEYMLRHQIKDLNSIIGAAH; via the coding sequence ATGGCAAATAATAAAATAACAATAACAAAAATTAATTTAGAAAAAAAAGATTTAAACTTAAGGATGACAATGAAGTCAAAAAATAATGAAGACTTAAAACTAAAAAACCCTTTAGTGACTGCTTCCGGAACCTGTGGTAATGGTAAAGAATTGGCTAATTTTTTTGATATAAATCAACTTGGAGCATTTACCACAAAAGGAATAACAGTAAAGGCACAAAACGGTAATGAAACCCCCAGAATTGCAGAAACATCTGCTGGGATAATAAATTCGATAGGCTTAGAAAATCCAGGTGTAGATAATTTTATATCTGATATACTTCCGGAAACTAAAACTTATACACTTCCTATTTTAGCAAACATTTCTGGCTATTCTCAGCAGGACTTTATCATTTTAGCAGAAAAGCTCGAAGGCAGATCGGAACTTGCCGGAATTGAAGTCAATTTATCCTGTCCTAACATTAAAGGTGGAGGAATGATCTTTGGTACAGACCCAGAAAAAGTTTATGAAATCACAAAAAAAGTTAGAGAAATATATTCGGGCTACATAATAGTTAAATTGACTCCTAATATTACTGATATAACAGAGACTGCTCTGGCCGCGGAAGAGGCAGGCGCAGATTCAGTGGCAATGATTAACACTTTATCAGCTATGAAAATTGATATTGACCAGCAAAAGCCGATGCTTGCAAACACTTATGGAGGTTTATCAGGGCCAGCAGTGCGACCGGTAGCAGTAAAAATGGTTTATCAGTGCTATAAGAAGCTGAATATCCCAATTTTAGGTTTGGGGGGAGTCCGCAGCGGCAGTGATGTGATTGAATTTATACTTGCTGGAGCAACTGCAGTTGGGATTGGAACGATCAATATGATTGATCCTAAAGCAGGGCTAAGAATAATTGCTGAGATCAAAGAATATATGTTGAGACATCAGATTAAAGATTTAAATTCAATTATTGGAGCAGCTCATTAG
- the pyrE gene encoding orotate phosphoribosyltransferase: protein MNKKEIRELLVETNVIQEGHFVLSSGRHADIYMQCAKVLQHPKHASTLAVEIAKKWEDQEIDVVIGPALGGVVLSYAVAEELGVRSIFSERKNGEMKIRRGFELKPGEKVLVVEDVVTTGGSVKEVLAVLEELDVEIVGLSSIVDRSNGKVEFNYDFKALLPVDIKSYKAGKCKLCKEGVEITRPGSKEK, encoded by the coding sequence ATGAATAAAAAAGAGATAAGAGAACTTTTAGTAGAAACTAATGTAATACAGGAAGGTCACTTTGTTTTAAGTTCAGGCCGCCATGCAGATATTTATATGCAGTGTGCCAAGGTTCTACAGCATCCCAAACATGCTTCAACTCTAGCAGTTGAGATTGCAAAAAAGTGGGAAGATCAGGAAATAGATGTAGTAATAGGACCAGCTCTAGGTGGAGTAGTATTATCTTATGCAGTTGCTGAAGAATTAGGTGTTCGTTCAATTTTCAGTGAACGCAAAAATGGTGAAATGAAAATCCGAAGAGGTTTTGAGTTGAAGCCGGGAGAAAAAGTATTAGTTGTTGAGGATGTTGTAACAACGGGTGGTTCTGTTAAAGAAGTACTAGCAGTTTTAGAAGAACTTGATGTAGAAATAGTAGGATTAAGTTCAATAGTTGACCGCAGTAATGGTAAAGTTGAATTCAATTATGATTTCAAAGCACTGCTGCCGGTAGATATTAAGTCTTATAAGGCAGGTAAATGTAAATTATGTAAAGAAGGAGTAGAAATTACCCGTCCCGGTAGTAAAGAAAAGTAA
- the gloA gene encoding lactoylglutathione lyase, whose amino-acid sequence MQNYDFVHSCIRVMDLEKSIDFYQDALNLKESRRKDFPEAEFTLVYLTDQNEDFELELTYNYDREEPYTIGNGYSHIAVKVDDLEKSYQRHKEAGYKVGDLKSLSENSSGYYFITDPDGYRTEVIAR is encoded by the coding sequence ATGCAAAATTATGATTTTGTTCACTCTTGTATTCGAGTGATGGATTTAGAAAAATCAATCGATTTTTATCAAGATGCATTAAATTTAAAGGAAAGCAGACGTAAAGATTTTCCTGAAGCTGAATTCACTCTGGTTTATTTAACCGATCAAAATGAAGATTTTGAGTTGGAGCTAACTTATAACTATGATCGAGAGGAACCATATACAATTGGTAATGGTTACAGCCATATTGCAGTTAAAGTAGATGATTTAGAAAAATCTTATCAGCGTCACAAAGAAGCTGGTTACAAGGTCGGAGATTTAAAAAGTTTAAGTGAAAATTCTTCTGGGTATTATTTCATTACAGATCCAGACGGTTATCGAACCGAAGTTATAGCAAGATAA
- a CDS encoding PHP domain-containing protein translates to MEKIEIETDLHTHTVASSHGYSTIDEMARGAFKKGIKLIVLTDHGPKMLGGSDIYYFSNLSIVPDMLHGVRIIKGVEANILDGGKLDLSDEILNCLDFVAAGIHSLTGHNLKNKEDYTNAIIKVMENPYLDMITHPIQKKYPIDLEKVAKAAAENNVILELNSSSYNPKKGYIRGIKKDSIKLLELSNQYKFKLAINSDAHFYSEIGDFSNLDFIFNNNNFNRELIVNRSIDSITSYLKGRNKEISRLKKII, encoded by the coding sequence ATGGAAAAAATAGAAATAGAAACAGACTTGCACACACATACTGTTGCAAGTAGTCATGGCTATTCTACAATTGATGAAATGGCAAGAGGAGCGTTCAAAAAAGGTATAAAATTAATTGTATTGACAGATCATGGGCCCAAAATGCTTGGTGGATCAGATATTTATTATTTTAGCAATTTATCTATTGTACCTGATATGTTGCATGGTGTTAGAATTATTAAAGGTGTAGAGGCTAATATACTGGATGGTGGGAAATTAGATCTGTCAGATGAAATACTTAATTGTTTAGATTTTGTGGCAGCTGGTATTCACAGTTTGACTGGACATAATTTAAAAAATAAAGAGGATTATACAAATGCTATCATTAAAGTCATGGAAAATCCATATCTTGATATGATTACTCATCCTATACAAAAAAAATATCCAATTGATTTAGAAAAAGTTGCTAAAGCTGCAGCCGAAAATAATGTTATTTTAGAGTTGAATTCTAGTTCTTATAATCCTAAAAAAGGTTATATAAGGGGAATTAAAAAAGATTCAATAAAACTATTAGAATTATCAAATCAGTATAAATTTAAGCTTGCTATTAATAGTGATGCTCATTTTTATAGTGAAATTGGAGATTTTTCTAACTTAGATTTTATTTTTAATAATAATAATTTTAATAGAGAACTTATAGTCAATCGCAGTATAGATAGTATAACAAGCTATCTAAAAGGAAGAAATAAAGAGATTTCTAGACTGAAAAAAATTATTTAA
- a CDS encoding DUF368 domain-containing protein produces MSKKNSYLALFFKSIPVGLANTLPGVSGGTLALVLNIYETLINAIKEIKIKKLTVIGLGAVAGVLFGSAVITDLYQNQPLIVNYFLFGLVITSAHSTYKKIGNLSFLKLLVMLLAFAFALFFAREIQFGFMNAEGLMLFFIAGFFGSVAMILPGISGGTLLILMGVYHPVLNAINNLDLLILIVFGAGVAAGLLVFAWLFSYLLQKHQKEIMVILTGLILGSSAAVFPARFNIGGLAAFAGGAVIIIILEIIGQNT; encoded by the coding sequence TTGTCAAAAAAGAATTCATATTTAGCCTTATTTTTTAAATCAATTCCGGTTGGACTTGCAAATACTCTGCCCGGGGTGAGCGGAGGTACACTGGCTCTGGTTTTAAATATTTATGAAACTTTAATTAATGCTATTAAGGAAATTAAAATTAAAAAGTTAACTGTAATCGGTCTGGGAGCTGTTGCTGGGGTTTTATTTGGTTCAGCGGTAATAACTGATCTTTATCAAAATCAGCCGCTGATTGTAAATTATTTTCTTTTTGGTCTGGTAATTACTTCAGCTCATTCTACATATAAAAAAATTGGTAATTTAAGTTTTTTAAAACTTCTTGTTATGTTATTAGCCTTTGCTTTCGCCCTCTTTTTTGCCAGAGAAATCCAGTTTGGATTTATGAATGCAGAAGGTTTAATGCTCTTTTTTATTGCCGGTTTTTTTGGTAGTGTGGCAATGATTTTGCCTGGAATTAGTGGAGGAACTCTTTTAATTTTAATGGGCGTTTATCATCCGGTTTTAAATGCAATCAATAATCTGGATCTTTTAATTTTAATTGTTTTTGGGGCTGGAGTAGCAGCTGGTTTATTAGTTTTTGCCTGGCTTTTTTCCTATCTGCTTCAGAAACATCAAAAAGAAATAATGGTTATTTTAACCGGTCTAATTCTCGGTTCTTCTGCAGCTGTTTTTCCAGCTCGCTTTAATATTGGAGGACTGGCAGCCTTTGCAGGTGGTGCTGTGATAATTATTATTCTAGAAATTATTGGCCAGAATACTTAA